Within Sphingobium aromaticiconvertens, the genomic segment AGTACCGGATTTGCACGCAGCACTTCCATGATGCTCGCCCGTTCGCGCCGCCGCACGATCTGGATGAAGCCGAAACCGTTGACGGCCGTGCGCTCAAAGAGAAGCGGCAGATTCTTGTCCACCTGCGTCGCCGCGATCAGCCGTTCGTCCTTGTTGTTCATGGTGGGCAGGTCGATGCCGATCGACCCCGAAAGCCCCATCCGCCGGATCGCCAGCGCCGCCAGTTTGGAACCCTTCGGACCAAGCTGCGCGGGCGGCAGGCTGCCGTCCACGTCGATCAGCACCATCGCGGGCGTCAGGAAGATACGCAGCGATGCGGCTTCGGTGCCAACCTCGCCCCGCATCGCCTCTTCCATCAATTCGCCCCAGCCATGCGCCTCCAGCCGGTCTTCCTCGTGCGCAGGACAAGGGATGACGACCTTGCCGGTGGCATGGAGACGCTGAAGCAGGCTGGGACCGGGATGCGCCTTGCTGCCGGGTGGGGCGATGCGGCCCTTGGCCAGCTTGGCGCGGCCCTCCTCCGGGATGGCCTCACGCACGATTTCGATCAGCACCTGCGCGCCTTCGGCCACTTTGGGCGGGATCGGCTCGATCAGTATCTCTTCGCCCGAATCGAGCCGGGCGATGCCGCGCTTGCGGGGGATGACGGTGTGGGTCAGGCGTCCGGAGGCCAGTGCGCCTGCGCGAACCTGTGGCCCCTCACGTTCGATCAACGCCTCAAGAATGCGGCCATGATCGACCAGCGCGGCGCGTGCCTCGCCAATCCCTTCCTCGTACAGCCACTCAGCCATGGGCTGGACCGGCATGAATGTAGCCAGCCGCGATCAAAAGCGCGCGGGTTTCGTATAGTGGCAGGCCCATAATGGCGGAATGACTCCCTTGAATGGCGCGGATGAGGCCAGCGGCCAACCCCTGGATGGCGTAGCCGCCCGCTTTGCCGTGCCACTCGCCGCTGGCGAGATAGGCCTCGATCTCAGCGCGATCCAATGGCTTGAAAATGACGATATTGGTTGAAAGTCGGTGGCGTGCCTGCCCTGTGGCATCGATCAGCGTGATCGCGCTGTAGACTCGGTGGCGCCGCCCCGACAACAGGGTCAGGCAGGCGCGAGCCTCCGCCTCGCTTTCGGCTTTGGGCAATATGCGCCGGCCCGCAGCGACAACGGTGTCCCCCGACAGGACCAATGCCTGATCGTGCCGCGCGGCGATCAGCGCCGCCTTCTCTGCCGCGACGCGCGCGGCATAGACGGGGGGCAGTTCGCTCTTGCGGGGGGTTTCGTCGATATCCGCCGGATCGACCGCGTCCGGCGTAACGCCAATCTGGCGCAGCAGGTCGAGGCGTCGCGGTGAAGCCGACGCCAGGATGAGACGGCTAGTGGTCGCCGTCACTTGAAGCGATAGGTGATCCGACCCTTGGTCAGGTCGTAGGGGGTCAGTTCAACCAGCACTTCGTCACCCACCAGCACGCGGATGCGGTTCTTGCGCATCTTGCCCGCCGTGTGACCAAGGATCTCGTGATCATTCTCAAGCCGTACACGGAACATCGCGTTGGGGAGCAACTCCACAACGGATCCGCGCATCTCAAGCAGTTCTTCTTTTGCCATATTATCCCGAAAATACCGAAAAAATCGCGCCGCCATAGCGCCAATTGCTGCAAATGGAAAGTCAAGCCTGCACGCCGAAGCGATCCCCCGCCGCGACGAGGGTCGTGAAGATGTAATCCAGCTGATCTTCATCCACGCAATAGGGCGGCATCAGGTAGATGGTGTTGCCCAAGGGCCGCAGCAATAGCCCATGTTCGAGGAAAAATGCGCGCAGTCGCGGGGCGAGATCGGAGAGGTAGCCAGCATCAGGCGTGATGAGGTCGATCGCAGCGATCGTGCCCAACTGGCGCGGGTTGGCGAAGGCGCAATGCGCGGCCAGTGCCGTCATACGCCGCGCGATGCCCGAAGACAGCGCCGCGATTCGCCCCAGCACGTCCTCCTCGCGCCAGATCGCCAGATTCGCCACCGCCGCCGCACACGCAATCGGGTTCGCGGTATAGCTGCTCGAATGGTAGAATTGCTTCGCCCGGTCCTGCGATCGGTGGGAATCGAAAATCGCGGCCGTGGCCAGCGTCGCCGCCAGCGGAATCGCACCGCCGGTAATCCCCTTCGCCACGCACAATATGTCAGGCACGACCCCAGCCTGTTCGCAGGCGAACAGCGTGCCCGTGCGGCCCCATC encodes:
- a CDS encoding nucleoside triphosphate pyrophosphatase; translation: MTATTSRLILASASPRRLDLLRQIGVTPDAVDPADIDETPRKSELPPVYAARVAAEKAALIAARHDQALVLSGDTVVAAGRRILPKAESEAEARACLTLLSGRRHRVYSAITLIDATGQARHRLSTNIVIFKPLDRAEIEAYLASGEWHGKAGGYAIQGLAAGLIRAIQGSHSAIMGLPLYETRALLIAAGYIHAGPAHG
- a CDS encoding ribonuclease; protein product: MAEWLYEEGIGEARAALVDHGRILEALIEREGPQVRAGALASGRLTHTVIPRKRGIARLDSGEEILIEPIPPKVAEGAQVLIEIVREAIPEEGRAKLAKGRIAPPGSKAHPGPSLLQRLHATGKVVIPCPAHEEDRLEAHGWGELMEEAMRGEVGTEAASLRIFLTPAMVLIDVDGSLPPAQLGPKGSKLAALAIRRMGLSGSIGIDLPTMNNKDERLIAATQVDKNLPLLFERTAVNGFGFIQIVRRRERASIMEVLRANPVLTAALALLRRAERHEGAASGAGAVTLAAAPAVTGLLHRNRDWLARLERRRGGAVALKEDASLAISAGYVA
- the infA gene encoding translation initiation factor IF-1; the protein is MAKEELLEMRGSVVELLPNAMFRVRLENDHEILGHTAGKMRKNRIRVLVGDEVLVELTPYDLTKGRITYRFK